One region of Sandaracinaceae bacterium genomic DNA includes:
- a CDS encoding tetratricopeptide repeat protein encodes MNDDDLLAKATRELREAGDPPLPELRQTRRRIMEASSRAEKPSRRWVWLVGQLAAFLLAATALAATTGQLQPMIEAVRVLVGAPSAAPEPAPVQPRPRGARRPAASAAPAALPPSAEADAVLPSEAAAEMPEGAGSALAARSVADDVAPALPRAAVTDPTRAAAAAPGHHVVAQSPATSDSYRAGAGHATDASPEQPAATAPVSDPDLALYREAHRAHFVQRDSRAALAAWDRYLAAHPRGSFALEARYNRALCLVRLGRHDAARQALAPFAAGDVGGGYRRTEASALLEALDGR; translated from the coding sequence ATGAACGACGACGATCTCTTGGCCAAGGCCACCCGTGAGCTGCGCGAGGCCGGCGACCCGCCGCTTCCCGAGCTCCGCCAGACGCGGCGGCGCATCATGGAGGCGTCCAGTCGTGCCGAGAAGCCGAGCCGGCGCTGGGTCTGGCTGGTGGGCCAGCTGGCCGCGTTCCTGCTGGCCGCCACCGCGCTGGCCGCCACCACCGGGCAGCTCCAGCCCATGATCGAAGCCGTGCGCGTGCTGGTGGGCGCCCCGTCGGCCGCGCCCGAGCCCGCTCCGGTGCAGCCCCGCCCGCGTGGTGCCCGGCGTCCTGCCGCGAGCGCGGCGCCCGCTGCCTTGCCGCCTAGCGCGGAAGCGGATGCGGTGCTTCCCAGCGAGGCCGCCGCAGAGATGCCGGAGGGGGCCGGCTCGGCGCTCGCAGCACGCTCGGTCGCGGATGACGTGGCACCGGCGCTGCCGCGCGCGGCGGTCACCGATCCCACGAGAGCGGCTGCGGCAGCGCCCGGGCACCACGTGGTCGCGCAGTCGCCCGCCACGTCGGACTCGTACCGGGCCGGGGCCGGCCACGCGACGGACGCCTCGCCCGAGCAGCCCGCCGCGACCGCCCCCGTGAGCGACCCGGACCTCGCGCTGTACCGCGAGGCGCACCGCGCGCACTTCGTGCAGCGTGACTCGCGCGCAGCTCTCGCCGCGTGGGATCGCTACCTGGCCGCACACCCCCGTGGGAGCTTCGCGCTCGAGGCCCGCTACAACCGCGCGCTCTGCCTGGTGCGGCTCGGGCGGCACGACGCGGCGCGCCAAGCGCTCGCCCCCTTCGCGGCGGGTGACGTGGGTGGCGGCTACCGCCGCACGGAAGCCAGCGCGCTGCTCGAAGCGCTCGATGGTCGCTGA
- a CDS encoding RNA polymerase sigma factor, translating to MNSRDSAWVTTTATSASAPGLVERLKRGEAAAMGEAYDLHGAAVLAFARRLVGDADAAQDLVQETFMTLPKSARRFEERGSLRSFLISIAINHARHHVRAASRRRAAMERFAREPRGGGDNPEQDLLRSDLATALTRALDKLPLDQRVAFVLAEVEERSAREIAELVGAPEATVRTRVFHAKRRLREALERDAARGGLS from the coding sequence GGTGACTACCACCGCGACGAGTGCGAGCGCCCCTGGCCTCGTGGAACGCCTCAAGCGAGGCGAGGCGGCCGCCATGGGCGAGGCCTATGACCTGCACGGCGCCGCGGTGCTGGCGTTTGCCCGGCGCTTGGTGGGCGACGCCGACGCCGCGCAGGACTTGGTCCAGGAGACGTTCATGACGCTGCCCAAGAGCGCACGGCGCTTCGAGGAGCGTGGCTCGCTGCGCAGCTTCTTGATCTCCATCGCCATCAACCACGCGCGGCACCACGTGCGTGCGGCCAGCCGGCGCCGGGCCGCCATGGAGCGCTTCGCGCGCGAGCCCCGAGGGGGCGGCGACAACCCCGAGCAGGACCTGCTGCGCAGCGACCTGGCGACAGCGCTCACGCGCGCGCTCGACAAGCTGCCGCTCGACCAGCGCGTGGCGTTCGTGCTGGCCGAGGTGGAAGAGCGCTCGGCCCGCGAGATCGCGGAGCTCGTGGGGGCGCCCGAGGCCACGGTGCGCACGCGCGTGTTCCATGCGAAGCGGCGCCTGCGTGAGGCGCTAGAGCGTGACGCCGCCCGAGGAGGTCTCTCATGA